A window of Sagittula sp. P11 genomic DNA:
CAAGACGGACCCGGTGAAGAACGCGCATACCCTGACGACCGAACCCTGGTCGATCACGATCGGCGGGCTTGTCGAGAAGCCGGGCGACTACTCCATGGCCGACATCATGAGCCAGATGGACATAGAGGAGCGCATCTACCGTTTCCGCTGCGTGGAGGCCTGGTCGATGGTCGTGCCGTGGAACGGTTTCGAGCTGGCCGATCTGCTCGACATGGTGGGCGTGAAGCCCGAAGCGAAGTACGTTGCCTTCGAGACGGCCTATCGCCCGGAGGAGATGCCGGGCCTTCGCTATCCCGTCCTCGACTGGCCCTATGTCGAAGGGTTACGGCTGGACGAGGCGCAGCATCCGCTGACTCTCATGGCGACCGGTCTGTATGGAAAGCCGATGCCCAATCAGAACGGCGCGCCGATCCGGCTGATCGTGCCGTGGAAGTACGGCTTCAAGTCGATCAAGTCGATTGTCCGGATCACCCTGACCGAGACAGAGCCGCCGACCTCATGGAACAAGGCCAACGCGCGCGAGTACGGCTTCTATTCCAACGTGAACCCCGAGGTCGACCATCCCCGCTGGAGCCAGGCGACCGAACGCAAGATCGGGGGCGGCCTGTTCTCAAGCCGGGAACCGACGCTGATGTTCAACGGATACGACGAAGTGGCCTCTCTCTATGAAGGCATGGACCTCAAGGCCAACTTCTGACCGCCGGTCTTCCTTATGGACGCCGCGCGCTGCGCACTTTCAAAGATCACCGGAGACTGGACCGTGAGCTATCGCCCCCAGGCAAAAGACACCGCGTCGGCCCTGACCCGCGCGCGTGATGCGTTCAACACGTTCGCGCGGCGTGTCCCCACGTGGGTCGTCTACGTTGCGCTTGCCCTTCCGGCCCCGTGGTTCGTGTACCTCGGTGCCACGGGCGGGCTGGGTGTCGAACCCATCAAGGCGCTGGAGCATGAACTGGGACAATGGGCGCTGTGGTTGCTGATCGCCGGACTGACGGTGACCCCGTTGCGCCGGCACGCGTCGGTCAACCTTCTGAAGTTCCGCCGGGCGCTCGGGCTGATGGCCTTCTACTATGTCGCCCTGCACCTGCTGGTCTGGCTTGTCCTCGACGTGCAGATCCTCTCGCAGATCTGGGCCGACATCGTTAGACGGCCCTACATCACCATCGGCATGGCAGCCTTTGTTCTCATGCTGCCTCTGGTGGCGACGTCGAACAACTGGTCGATCCGAAAACTCGGGCCCCGCTGGCGGCAGCTTCACAAGGTGACATACGCGGTGGCCCTTCTGGGCGCCCTGCACTTCGTCATGCTTGCGAAAGGTTTCCAGCTGGAGCCGCTCTTCTACATGGCGGCGGTCATCGGACTGCTGGCGCTTCGGTGGCCGCAGAGGCGCCGTCAGACAGCGAAACGGGAAAGGGCGGCCTGAGGGTCGCCTTTTTCATTTCCGGTGATTCACAGGAATGGGGGGGACTCGCACTTCTTCGGCCGGTGAATCGCGCCTGGCGCAGGGTTACGTAGGGGCCATTGGTGGATAAACCTGTGGATAGCGGCCGGAGCGGGGTGAGTCACAGGTGTTCGCAAGGCTCAAAGCACCCAATCAAGCCGGAAGCGACGAAAAATTCATCCCGCAACACACTGAAATCGCGGGAGAAATCGAGATAAATGAAAAAAAGACGACGAAACCTGAAAAAACTGCTTGCGGGTTTGAGCGAGTAACCGTAGATACCCCTTCACCGGCGGCGCTGAGGCGCCAGACGGAACGCCAGACGGAACGGACGGGACGCCAACGAGGGGTTCGGGAAGGGAAGCGAGGCAGACATCTGAGGCATTGACGGGCGGGCGCGCCGAGAAGTTAGGGCGCACCGGTTCGGTTTTTGTCTCTGCGCTATTTGAAATCGCTGGTATCTGAAGAGATATGTGGGCGGCTCTGGTCCTGATCGATGGATCAACCCTCTCATATCGGCCTCTTAGTCTTCGGACGATGATAGAGGTGTCAGCTTCACTGTTTGTACGGCTTTCGGTTTCTGATGAAACCTGAAGCACACAAACAGAGACTTCATCCGGATTAGCCTCCGGATGAGATGTGCAGAGGTTCGAACGTCAAGGATAGCAGAGTAATCTGCTTTCAACTTGAGAGTTTGATCCTGGCTCAGAACGAACGCTGGCGGCAGGCCTAACACATGCAAGTCGTGCGCGCCTTCGGGTGAGCGGCGGACGGGTGAGTAACACGTGGGAATGTGCCCTTCTGTTGAGGATAGCCCCGGGAAACTGGGAGTAATACTCGATACGCCCTTAGGGGGAAGGAAGGATCAGCCCGCGTCTGATTAGGTAGTTGGTGGGGTAATGGCCTACCAAGCCTACGATCAGTAGCTGGTTTTAGAGGATGATCAGCCACACTGGGACTGAGACACGGCCCAGACTCCTACGGGAGGCAGCAGTGAGGAATCTTAGACAATGGGCGCAAGCCTGATCTAGCCATGCCGCGTGAGTGATGAAGGCCTTAGGGTCGTAAAGCTCTTTCGCCAGGGATGATAATGACAGTACCTGGTAAAGAAACCCCGGCTAACTCCGTGCCAGCAGCCGCGGTAATACGGAGGGGGTTAGCGTTGTTCGGAATTACTGGGCGTAAAGCGCGCGTAGGCGGACTGGAAAGTTGGGGGTGAAATCCCAGGGCTCAACCCTGGAACTGCCTCCAAAACTATCAGTCTAGAGTTCGAGAGAGGTGAGTGGAATTCCGAGTGTAGAGGTGAAATTCGTAGATATTCGGAGGAACACCAGTGGCGAAGGCGGCTCACTGGCTCGATACTGACGCTGAGGTGCGAAAGTGTGGGGAGCAAACAGGATTAGATACCCTGGTAGTCCACACCGTAAACGATGAATGCCAGTCGTCGGGTTGCATGCAATTCGGTGACACACCTAACGGATTAAGCATTCCGCCTGGGGAGTACGGTCGCAAGATTAAAACTCAAAGGAATTGACGGGGGCCCGCACAAGCGGTGGAGCATGTGGTTTAATTCGAAGCAACGCGCAGAACCTTACCAACCCTTGACATCCTGTGCTAACCCGAGAGATCGGGCTTTCCCTTCGGGGACGCAGTGACAGGTGCTGCATGGCTGTCGTCAGCTCGTGTCGTGAGATGTTCGGTTAAGTCCGGCAACGAGCGCAACCCACATCCTTAGTTGCCAGCAGTTCGGCTGGGCACTCTAGGGAAACTGCCCGTGATAAGCGGGAGGAAGGTGTGGATGACGTCAAGTCCTCATGGCCCTTACGGGTTGGGCTACACACGTGCTACAATGGCAGTGACAATGGGTTAATCCCCAAAAACTGTCTCAGTTCGGATTGGGGTCTGCAACTCGACCCCATGAAGTCGGAATCGCTAGTAATCGCGTAACAGCATGACGCGGTGAATACGTTCCCGGGCCTTGTACACACCGCCCGTCACACCATGGGAGTTGGTTCTACCTGACGGCCGTGCGCTAACCTTCGGGAGGCAGCGGACCACGGTAGGATCAGCGACTGGGGTGAAGTCGTAACAAGGTAGCCGTAGGGGAACCTGCGGCTGGATCACCTCCTTTCTAAGGATGCTTCTAGCATCAAGGTTCGCCTTGATCGTGAAGCACTTAGCAGAAGATCGGCAAACAAAGCCGGTCAAAAACTGGGCCAGGTCGTCCTCATATCTCTTCAGAACGTAAGTGGCAGGCATCGGCCTGCTGCGACAGTGGCTCCCAGGATTGCCACCGGGTGACGCTTGAGCTCACTCCATCAATTCTGCGAGCAGAATTGTGGGGACTTAGCTCAGCTGGGAGAGCGCCTGATTTGCATTCAGGAGGTCAGGGGTTCGATCCCCCTAGTCTCCACCACTTCTGCCTTGGCCCGAGAGAATGGGTCGGTAGCTCAGGTGGTTAGAGCGCACGCCTGATAAGCGTGAGGTCGGAGGTTCAAGTCCTCCTCGACCCACCATTCTCTTTGCTTCGCGGGGCGGCCACACCTTGCCGATTAGATCGATAAGCACCTTCGGGTTCTTATCCGTCCAATCGGACACACTCACTGACATCGTATATAGAGAAACAATCAACGTTGCTTGATTGCTGTAAGTAAGCAGCAATCTCGTAGGGTCTCCATCGGGAGAGGTTGATGCCTGGTCTAGCCGGCCGGGCGGATATATCCCCTTCGAAACGAGCAATCGTTGTCCAAGTCAAGTACACTAACCAACGTATCGATTGCATGATCGATACAGCGGAGATCAATGATCTCCGCGGGAAAGTATGCTTTGTCCGGTAAGAGAGCGGGGCGGTCTGCCGACCGTGTTGCTCTTTGCAAGGCCCTGTGAACCAGCGGGGCGCGGAACTGCTACCTAAACAGTTCTGCATTCGATCCTTCGGGATCGTCTAGAAACCTTGCTCTTACTGGATCAAATCAAGCGCGAGAAGGGCGTTTGGTGGATGCCTTGGCAGTAAGAGGCGATGAAGGACGTGATACTCTGCGATAAGCTTGGGGGAGCCGAGAATAGGCTTTGATCCCAAGATCTCCGAATGGGGCAACCCACCTGATACTCGGTTATAATCAGCTCTGCTGTTTATAATTGGGTAAAACAGGTACTTATTACCTGAATACATAGGGTTTTAAGAGCAAACCCGGGGAACTGAAACATCTAAGTACCCGGAGGAAAGGAAATCAATGATACTCCCCTAGTAGTGGCGAGCGAACGGGGACCAGCCGAGCCATGAGAGTGACAAGAATGATCTGGAAAGATCAGCCATAGCGGGTGACAGCCCCGTATTGGAAGCTCGATTGGACGTATTAAGTAGGGCGGGACACGTGAAATCCTGTCTGAAGATCGGAGGACCACCTTCGAAGGCTAAGTACTCCTTACTGACCGATAGCGAACCAGTACCGTGAGGGAAAGGTGAAAAGCACCCCGACGAGGGGAGTGAAACAGTACCTGAAACCGAACGCCTACAATCAGTCGGAGCTTGACTGGACTCTAATGACAATCTGGGCCATGTCCTCCTTGAAGATCAGGGAGATACGAACATGGCTGACGGAACCTTCGCAGTATTGATGCTGGTGCTCGGTCTGACCGACATGGGCATGAACCATTGCGGAACGGCTAACGGATGCCTCGGGACGTCGCCTGCGACGCCGC
This region includes:
- the msrP gene encoding protein-methionine-sulfoxide reductase catalytic subunit MsrP, translated to MSRRWTNDLTRADATPEHLFMNRRQLFGALGAAGLGAALPMGARAQDALEPNTFEDITSYNNYYEFGTGKTDPVKNAHTLTTEPWSITIGGLVEKPGDYSMADIMSQMDIEERIYRFRCVEAWSMVVPWNGFELADLLDMVGVKPEAKYVAFETAYRPEEMPGLRYPVLDWPYVEGLRLDEAQHPLTLMATGLYGKPMPNQNGAPIRLIVPWKYGFKSIKSIVRITLTETEPPTSWNKANAREYGFYSNVNPEVDHPRWSQATERKIGGGLFSSREPTLMFNGYDEVASLYEGMDLKANF
- the msrQ gene encoding protein-methionine-sulfoxide reductase heme-binding subunit MsrQ codes for the protein MSYRPQAKDTASALTRARDAFNTFARRVPTWVVYVALALPAPWFVYLGATGGLGVEPIKALEHELGQWALWLLIAGLTVTPLRRHASVNLLKFRRALGLMAFYYVALHLLVWLVLDVQILSQIWADIVRRPYITIGMAAFVLMLPLVATSNNWSIRKLGPRWRQLHKVTYAVALLGALHFVMLAKGFQLEPLFYMAAVIGLLALRWPQRRRQTAKRERAA